From a single Streptomyces liliifuscus genomic region:
- a CDS encoding sensor histidine kinase: MTDNVWMLWPSREALSREGVHRARRALAGVARVFAVGVLLVTTFADSDLHGWGVAGAVLGVLVCGLGVWGFWRATLEHRLLPSLGSLVLLFAIATVAEGAGLRVPALVVWCVCAVSAMERLPLAAALPAGAVALGTYAAVNNDAWLTTLATTVGLALAGYVLRLDAEARGSALRLLAQERAARAAEAESAALAERARIAREIHDVLAHSLSAQLVHLEAARLLIERGAERDQILDRVVAARGMAREGLAETRQALSALRGELSPLEEFLSELVADTAGADVTVTGERRLLPAEASQAVRRVAQEALTNVRKHAPGAKIRIRLDYGEHEVMLNVRDSGAPPGEFTHSGAGYGLLGMRERAELLGGSLEAGPYEEGFVVTLKVPV, translated from the coding sequence ATGACGGACAACGTCTGGATGCTCTGGCCCTCCCGCGAGGCGCTCTCCCGAGAGGGAGTGCACAGAGCCAGACGGGCGCTTGCCGGGGTCGCGCGCGTCTTCGCCGTCGGTGTCCTCCTGGTGACGACCTTCGCGGACAGCGACCTGCACGGCTGGGGTGTCGCAGGGGCTGTTCTGGGAGTCCTTGTCTGCGGACTCGGGGTCTGGGGTTTCTGGAGGGCCACGCTCGAGCATCGCCTGCTTCCCTCCTTGGGGTCGCTCGTGCTGCTCTTCGCCATAGCGACGGTGGCGGAGGGCGCGGGGCTGCGGGTTCCCGCCCTCGTCGTGTGGTGCGTCTGCGCCGTCAGCGCCATGGAACGGCTGCCGCTCGCGGCGGCACTGCCCGCGGGGGCCGTGGCTCTCGGGACGTACGCGGCAGTGAACAACGACGCGTGGCTCACCACCCTGGCCACGACCGTGGGGCTTGCTCTGGCCGGATACGTGCTGCGGCTGGACGCGGAGGCCCGGGGCAGCGCCCTGCGGCTACTCGCTCAGGAGCGGGCCGCGCGGGCGGCCGAGGCGGAGTCGGCGGCGCTCGCGGAGCGGGCCCGGATCGCACGGGAGATCCACGACGTGCTGGCGCACAGCCTGTCGGCGCAACTCGTGCACCTGGAGGCGGCACGGCTGTTGATCGAGAGGGGAGCGGAGCGGGACCAGATCCTCGATCGGGTCGTGGCGGCACGAGGGATGGCCCGCGAAGGCCTCGCCGAGACCCGGCAGGCACTCTCCGCGCTGCGCGGAGAGCTGTCCCCGCTGGAGGAGTTCCTGAGCGAACTGGTCGCCGACACCGCCGGTGCAGATGTCACCGTCACGGGTGAACGGCGGCTGTTGCCGGCCGAGGCGTCGCAGGCGGTGCGCAGGGTCGCCCAGGAAGCGCTGACGAACGTCCGGAAGCACGCGCCCGGGGCCAAGATCCGCATACGCCTGGACTACGGCGAGCACGAAGTGATGTTGAACGTAAGGGATTCGGGAGCGCCGCCGGGTGAATTCACACACTCCGGTGCCGGATACGGTCTGCTCGGAATGCGGGAGCGGGCCGAGTTGCTGGGCGGCTCGCTGGAGGCCGGGCCGTACGAGGAGGGGTTCGTGGTGACGCTGAAGGTGCCCGTATGA
- a CDS encoding CcdC protein domain-containing protein, translated as MSGLVDALVILAVVVLVIARQFRTRRITTDRSWWVVPAVLVFLALREPGLLDPDHRTLSVLLLGTELLIGLATGVGWAWTTRMWRTPDGTVWSRSSKASALVWTAGIALRAGLFGLGAALGLRQDSSALLLALAVTLLVRSGIMVRRAQTLPPASGRSAAYGDGMPQPSRKERV; from the coding sequence ATGTCCGGGCTTGTCGATGCCTTGGTGATCCTCGCCGTTGTCGTCCTGGTGATCGCCCGCCAGTTCCGCACCCGTCGCATAACGACGGACAGGAGCTGGTGGGTCGTGCCCGCGGTCCTGGTCTTCCTGGCTCTGCGCGAACCGGGCCTGCTCGACCCTGACCACCGGACGCTTTCGGTCCTGCTGCTCGGCACCGAACTCCTCATCGGCCTGGCCACCGGCGTCGGCTGGGCGTGGACCACCCGGATGTGGAGGACACCGGACGGCACGGTGTGGAGCAGGAGCAGCAAGGCCAGTGCTCTCGTCTGGACCGCCGGGATAGCTCTGCGGGCGGGTCTGTTCGGCCTCGGCGCCGCCCTCGGCCTGCGCCAGGACAGCTCCGCCCTGCTCCTCGCACTCGCGGTGACGCTGTTGGTGCGCTCCGGGATCATGGTCCGGCGGGCGCAGACACTGCCCCCGGCGAGCGGGCGGAGCGCGGCGTACGGTGACGGCATGCCCCAGCCTTCGCGGAAGGAGCGTGTATGA
- a CDS encoding DNA gyrase/topoisomerase IV subunit B gives MTAETSVPSTALLTGADRDGSNYTARHLLVLEGLEAVRKRPGMYIGSTDSRGLMHCLWEIIDNSVDEALGGYCDHIDVTLHDDGSVEVRDNGRGIPVDVEPKTGMSGVEVVMTKLHAGGKFGGGSYAASGGLHGVGASVVNALSARLDVQVDRGGHTHEVSFRRGTPGAFKGDGADAAFDASSGLRKLKRIPKTRTGTRVRYWADRQIFLKDAKLSLENLHQRARQTAFLVPGLTIVVRDEFGLGEGGSKGEESFRFDGGISEFCEYLASDKPVCDVLRFSGQGTFKETVPVLDDHGQMTPTEVTRELGVDVAMRWGTGYDTTLKSFVNIIATPKGGTHVAGFEQAVAKTMNEVLRTKKLLRVAEDDIVKDDALEGLTAVVTVRLAEPQFEGQTKEVLGTSAARRIVTNVVSKELKDFLTSTKRDAAAQARVVMEKAVSAARTRIAARQHKDAQRRKTALESSSLPAKLADCRSDDVDRSELFIVEGDSALGTAKLARNSEFQALLPIRGKILNVQKASVTDMLKNAECGAIIQVIGAGSGRTFDIDAARYGKIILLVDADVDGAHIRILLLTLFQRYMRPMVEAGRVFAAVPPLHRIELSQPKKGQDKYIYTYSDRELRETVLELQRKNVRYKDSIQRYKGLGEMDADQLAETTMDPRFRTLRRINISDLEASEQVFDLLMGNDVAPRKEFISSSAATLDRSRIDA, from the coding sequence GTGACCGCCGAGACGTCCGTGCCGTCCACAGCGCTGCTGACCGGAGCAGACCGGGACGGTTCCAACTACACCGCGCGGCACCTGCTCGTCCTCGAGGGACTCGAGGCCGTGCGGAAGCGCCCGGGCATGTACATCGGGTCGACCGACAGCCGCGGTCTGATGCACTGCCTGTGGGAGATCATCGACAACTCCGTGGACGAGGCCCTCGGAGGCTACTGCGACCACATCGACGTGACCCTTCACGACGACGGCTCGGTCGAGGTGCGCGACAACGGCCGGGGCATCCCGGTCGACGTCGAGCCCAAGACCGGCATGTCCGGCGTCGAGGTCGTGATGACCAAGCTGCACGCCGGAGGCAAGTTCGGCGGCGGCTCGTACGCGGCTTCCGGCGGCCTGCACGGCGTGGGCGCCTCCGTGGTGAACGCGCTCTCGGCCCGTCTGGACGTCCAGGTGGACCGCGGGGGCCACACCCACGAGGTGAGCTTCCGTCGTGGCACCCCCGGAGCGTTCAAGGGGGACGGGGCCGACGCCGCCTTCGACGCGTCGAGCGGGCTGCGCAAGCTCAAGAGGATCCCCAAGACCCGCACCGGCACACGCGTGCGCTACTGGGCCGACCGGCAGATCTTCCTCAAGGACGCGAAGCTCTCCCTGGAGAACCTTCACCAGCGCGCCCGGCAGACCGCCTTCCTGGTGCCCGGCCTGACCATCGTCGTCCGCGACGAGTTCGGGCTCGGCGAGGGAGGCAGCAAGGGTGAGGAGTCCTTCCGCTTCGACGGCGGCATCAGCGAGTTCTGCGAGTACCTGGCAAGCGACAAGCCTGTCTGCGACGTCCTCCGCTTCTCCGGGCAGGGCACCTTCAAGGAGACGGTTCCGGTCCTGGACGACCACGGGCAGATGACGCCCACCGAGGTCACCCGGGAACTGGGCGTCGACGTGGCGATGCGCTGGGGCACGGGCTACGACACGACCCTGAAGTCGTTCGTGAACATCATCGCCACGCCCAAGGGCGGCACCCATGTCGCGGGCTTCGAGCAGGCCGTCGCGAAGACGATGAACGAGGTGCTGCGCACCAAGAAGCTGCTGCGCGTCGCCGAGGACGACATCGTCAAGGACGACGCCCTGGAAGGCCTCACGGCTGTTGTGACGGTCCGCCTCGCCGAACCGCAGTTCGAGGGCCAGACCAAGGAGGTCCTCGGCACCTCGGCGGCCCGCCGGATCGTGACGAACGTGGTCTCCAAGGAGCTCAAGGACTTCCTGACCTCCACGAAGCGGGATGCCGCCGCGCAGGCCCGGGTCGTCATGGAGAAGGCCGTCTCCGCCGCCCGTACGCGCATCGCCGCCCGTCAGCACAAGGACGCGCAGCGCAGGAAGACGGCCCTGGAGTCCTCTTCGCTGCCGGCCAAGCTCGCCGACTGCCGCAGCGACGACGTGGACCGCAGCGAGCTGTTCATCGTCGAGGGAGACTCCGCGCTTGGCACGGCCAAGCTCGCCCGGAACTCCGAGTTCCAGGCGCTGCTGCCGATCCGCGGAAAGATCCTCAACGTCCAGAAGGCGTCCGTCACGGACATGCTGAAGAACGCCGAGTGCGGCGCGATCATCCAGGTCATAGGAGCAGGGTCGGGCCGGACCTTCGACATCGACGCGGCGCGCTACGGGAAGATCATTCTCCTGGTCGACGCCGATGTCGACGGCGCGCACATCCGCATCCTGCTGCTGACGCTCTTCCAGCGCTACATGCGGCCGATGGTCGAGGCGGGGCGCGTGTTCGCGGCGGTGCCGCCGCTGCACCGCATCGAGCTCAGCCAGCCCAAGAAGGGCCAGGACAAGTACATCTACACGTACTCGGACCGCGAGCTGCGAGAGACCGTGCTGGAGCTCCAGCGCAAGAACGTGCGGTACAAGGACTCGATCCAGCGCTACAAGGGCCTCGGCGAGATGGACGCCGACCAGCTGGCCGAGACGACCATGGACCCGCGCTTCCGTACGCTGCGCCGGATCAACATCTCCGACCTGGAGGCCTCCGAGCAGGTGTTCGACCTGCTGATGGGCAACGACGTCGCCCCGCGCAAGGAGTTCATCTCCAGCTCCGCGGCGACGCTGGACCGCTCGCGCATCGACGCGTAG
- a CDS encoding DUF7455 domain-containing protein has protein sequence MTTVLTPASPLTAADRCDRCGAQAYLRVVLLSGGELLFCAHHGRKFEPELKKIAAEIQDETERLTAAPASANDEEH, from the coding sequence GTGACTACTGTTCTGACCCCCGCGAGCCCGCTGACGGCCGCTGACCGCTGCGACCGTTGCGGCGCCCAGGCATATCTGCGCGTCGTCCTCCTCAGCGGTGGTGAGCTGCTCTTCTGTGCCCACCATGGGCGCAAGTTCGAGCCGGAACTCAAGAAGATCGCCGCTGAGATACAGGACGAGACGGAGCGGTTGACTGCCGCCCCGGCAAGCGCCAACGACGAAGAGCACTGA
- a CDS encoding serine protease: MPRPFARALAVAATAAVIPLACPAPATADVIIGGYPVEISESPWTVAVSSRDRFGGTRAGQFCGGVVISRSTVLTAAHCLSKEVLGAPPRQVRDLKVIAGRGDLLSAEGREIAVRDTWINPRYDSFTNAGDFAVLTLAEPLAASAVIPMAGPGDAAYKPGPGAVVYGWGDTTGSGDYATALRAARVQVLPDALCEEAYPGSVDGTYVAASMLCAGEREGGRDACQGDSGGPLVAQGRLIGLVSWGSGCGRPGSPGVYTRVSEVVRTLGAGR; encoded by the coding sequence ATGCCTCGTCCCTTTGCCCGAGCGCTGGCCGTCGCGGCCACGGCGGCCGTCATACCGTTGGCCTGTCCGGCCCCCGCGACGGCCGATGTCATCATCGGCGGCTACCCGGTCGAGATCTCCGAGAGTCCCTGGACGGTCGCCGTGTCCAGCCGTGACCGGTTCGGGGGTACGCGTGCCGGACAGTTCTGCGGGGGTGTGGTGATCAGCCGCTCGACGGTGCTGACCGCGGCCCACTGTCTGAGCAAGGAGGTACTGGGCGCACCTCCACGGCAGGTTCGCGATCTGAAGGTGATCGCGGGCCGCGGGGACCTGCTGTCGGCCGAGGGCAGGGAGATCGCTGTGCGCGACACCTGGATCAACCCGCGCTATGACAGCTTCACGAACGCCGGGGACTTCGCCGTACTCACTCTCGCGGAGCCCCTCGCCGCGAGCGCCGTCATCCCCATGGCGGGCCCCGGTGACGCCGCGTACAAGCCCGGCCCGGGGGCCGTGGTCTACGGCTGGGGCGACACCACGGGGAGCGGCGACTACGCGACCGCTCTGCGGGCCGCGCGCGTGCAGGTACTGCCCGACGCGCTCTGCGAGGAGGCCTATCCGGGGAGCGTGGACGGAACGTACGTGGCCGCTTCCATGCTGTGTGCGGGGGAGAGGGAGGGGGGCCGCGACGCCTGTCAGGGGGACAGCGGCGGACCGCTGGTCGCCCAGGGGCGGCTGATCGGCCTCGTGTCGTGGGGGAGCGGCTGTGGGCGGCCCGGTAGCCCCGGTGTCTACACGCGGGTCTCGGAGGTCGTCAGGACGCTCGGAGCGGGCCGCTGA
- a CDS encoding RNA polymerase sigma factor, which yields MSASTSRTLPPEIAESVSVMALIERGKAEGQIAGDDVRRAFEADQIPATQWKNVLRSLNQILEEEGVTLMVSAAEPKRTRKSVAAKSPAKRTATKTVAAKTATAKKATATAAPAMPAADAPAEDAAEKKVAAKKATAKKAVAKKTVAKKATAKKTTAKKDDAEIVDDEAAEETPGAAKAGGEEPAEDGAQGFVLSDEDEDDAPAQQVAAAGATADPVKDYLKQIGKVPLLNAEQEVELAKRIEAGLFAEDKLANADKLAPKLKRELEIIAEDGRRAKNHLLEANLRLVVSLAKRYTGRGMLFLDLIQEGNLGLIRAVEKFDYTKGYKFSTYATWWIRQAITRAMADQARTIRIPVHMVEVINKLARVQRQMLQDLGREPTPEELAKELDMTPEKVIEVQKYGREPISLHTPLGEDGDSEFGDLIEDSEAVVPADAVSFTLLQEQLHSVLDTLSEREAGVVSMRFGLTDGQPKTLDEIGKVYGVTRERIRQIESKTMSKLRHPSRSQVLRDYLD from the coding sequence GTGTCGGCCAGCACATCCCGTACGCTCCCGCCGGAGATCGCCGAGTCCGTCTCTGTCATGGCGCTCATTGAGCGGGGAAAGGCTGAGGGGCAGATCGCCGGCGATGACGTGCGTCGGGCCTTCGAAGCTGACCAGATTCCGGCCACTCAGTGGAAGAACGTACTGCGCAGCCTCAACCAGATCCTCGAGGAAGAGGGTGTGACGCTGATGGTCAGTGCCGCGGAGCCCAAGCGCACCCGAAAGAGCGTCGCAGCGAAGAGTCCGGCCAAGCGCACCGCCACCAAGACCGTCGCGGCGAAGACGGCGACGGCCAAGAAGGCCACCGCCACCGCCGCCCCGGCGATGCCTGCCGCAGACGCTCCCGCCGAGGACGCAGCCGAGAAGAAGGTCGCTGCCAAGAAGGCGACGGCCAAGAAGGCCGTAGCGAAGAAGACCGTCGCGAAGAAGGCGACGGCGAAGAAGACCACCGCCAAGAAGGACGACGCGGAGATCGTCGACGACGAGGCGGCCGAGGAGACCCCCGGCGCGGCCAAGGCCGGCGGCGAGGAGCCCGCCGAGGACGGCGCCCAGGGCTTCGTCCTGTCCGACGAGGACGAGGACGACGCGCCCGCGCAGCAGGTCGCCGCGGCCGGTGCCACGGCCGACCCCGTCAAGGACTACCTCAAGCAGATCGGCAAGGTCCCGCTGCTCAACGCCGAGCAGGAGGTCGAGCTTGCCAAGCGCATCGAGGCCGGTCTGTTCGCCGAGGACAAGCTGGCCAACGCCGACAAGCTCGCCCCGAAGCTCAAGCGCGAGCTGGAGATCATCGCCGAGGACGGCCGCCGCGCCAAGAACCACCTCCTGGAGGCCAACCTCCGTCTGGTGGTCTCCCTGGCCAAGCGTTACACCGGCCGCGGCATGCTCTTCCTGGACCTCATCCAGGAGGGCAACCTCGGTCTGATCCGCGCGGTGGAAAAGTTTGACTACACCAAGGGCTACAAGTTCTCGACGTATGCCACGTGGTGGATCCGTCAGGCGATCACCCGCGCCATGGCCGACCAGGCCCGCACCATCCGTATCCCGGTGCACATGGTCGAGGTCATCAACAAGCTCGCGCGCGTGCAGCGCCAGATGCTCCAGGACCTGGGCCGCGAGCCCACCCCGGAGGAGCTGGCCAAGGAACTCGACATGACCCCGGAGAAGGTCATCGAGGTCCAGAAGTACGGCCGTGAGCCGATCTCCCTCCACACCCCCCTGGGTGAGGACGGCGACAGCGAGTTCGGTGACCTCATCGAGGACTCCGAGGCGGTCGTCCCGGCCGACGCGGTCAGCTTCACGCTCCTCCAGGAGCAGCTGCACTCGGTCCTGGACACCCTGTCCGAGCGCGAGGCGGGCGTCGTCTCGATGCGCTTCGGTCTCACCGACGGTCAGCCGAAGACCCTCGACGAGATCGGCAAGGTGTACGGCGTGACGCGCGAGCGCATCCGCCAGATCGAGTCCAAGACGATGTCGAAGCTGCGTCACCCGTCGCGTTCGCAGGTGCTGCGCGACTACCTCGACTAG
- a CDS encoding FadR/GntR family transcriptional regulator: MSTLAHTMMTAARSADSGLAGPGELDRYPYGEVPGADRLSASVWDGTDPELGRMGRRAAGSRGRGLHGQLVQQLGQMIVSGDLGADRPLVPEEIGQRFEVSRTVVRESLRVLEAKGLVSARPNVGTRVRPVSDWNLLDPDIIEWRAFGPQRDDQRRELSELRWTIEPLAARLAAGHGREEVQQRLGDMVEIMGHSMAQGDALTFSRADAEFHSLLIQVAGNRMLEHLSGIVSAALQVSGNPVTGCDRPTEASLGHHARIVDALAAGDGSGAETAMRQLLTVHPEVERVVPAPREH; the protein is encoded by the coding sequence GTGAGTACCCTTGCGCACACCATGATGACCGCCGCCCGTTCCGCAGACTCCGGCCTCGCCGGCCCGGGCGAACTCGACCGCTACCCCTACGGGGAGGTTCCCGGCGCAGACCGCCTCAGCGCCTCCGTGTGGGACGGCACGGACCCGGAGCTGGGCCGCATGGGCCGACGTGCCGCCGGCAGCCGCGGCCGAGGCCTGCATGGCCAACTGGTCCAGCAGCTGGGGCAGATGATCGTCTCCGGCGACCTGGGCGCGGACCGCCCGCTGGTGCCCGAGGAGATCGGCCAGCGATTCGAGGTCTCCCGTACCGTCGTCCGTGAGTCGCTCCGCGTTCTTGAGGCGAAGGGCCTGGTCAGCGCCCGCCCCAATGTCGGCACGCGCGTACGCCCGGTCAGCGACTGGAACCTCCTTGACCCGGACATCATCGAGTGGCGGGCCTTCGGGCCGCAGCGTGACGACCAGCGCCGCGAGCTGAGCGAGCTCCGCTGGACGATCGAGCCGCTCGCTGCCCGTCTCGCCGCCGGACACGGCCGGGAGGAGGTGCAGCAGCGGCTCGGCGACATGGTCGAGATCATGGGCCACTCCATGGCGCAGGGTGACGCGCTCACCTTCTCGCGCGCCGACGCGGAGTTCCATTCCCTGCTCATCCAGGTCGCCGGCAACCGCATGCTGGAGCATCTCTCCGGGATCGTGTCCGCCGCGCTCCAGGTGTCCGGCAACCCGGTCACGGGCTGCGACCGGCCGACCGAGGCGTCCCTCGGGCACCACGCCCGCATCGTCGACGCTCTCGCCGCCGGCGACGGATCGGGCGCCGAGACGGCCATGCGCCAACTGCTCACCGTCCACCCCGAGGTGGAGCGCGTCGTGCCCGCGCCGCGCGAGCACTGA
- a CDS encoding ABC transporter ATP-binding protein: MIQAIGLTSNARKELPPAVDDVSFEVPAGRVTALLGAPGAGKTTALRLMLELQQGRGITYFRGRPLHRIAHPSREVGVLLGEVPGHPARTVRGQLRMLCAATGVPARRADDVLEVVGLVSLRDQRLSTLSRGMDRRLGLACALLSDPHTLVLDDAADGLSAREGRWLHGILRAHAAGGGTVLFATGDPKEAARTADRVVTLEEGRLVADQDVTDFARTRLRPRVAVRSPHAVRLGALLTKEARTTRRSVEVVREDGNRLSVYGSTCADIGETAYRHSILVHQLADEVGDMGPVPARHPASDSQEAEQPVRTAEAEGANELSPLPPPISVRPGASPLRPLRYELRRAAGVATGYLTAVAVLVSSALISVLLARAGHTPQSRLLAAWPRDFPLPPAALGAGLLGAMAFGDEFRHPALAADRGNVPRRLGLLAAKLLVAAATALLLALLAVGVDAELLYLVYGRELTGVPEDWLSLSVSWIGLVVGCAWAGVLAAGIFRSTTAGLAAVLAVPVLVVPLVQKVLEGPSVRTAAGFSTRLRELVLVQWPFGGERYVGAVARVIAQPVGGALMLSISALLCAYLLTTLRSRVR; this comes from the coding sequence GTGATCCAGGCCATCGGACTGACCAGCAACGCCCGCAAGGAGCTTCCCCCCGCCGTCGACGATGTCTCCTTCGAGGTGCCCGCGGGCCGCGTCACAGCGCTCCTCGGAGCCCCGGGCGCGGGCAAGACGACGGCGCTCAGGCTCATGCTTGAACTCCAACAGGGCCGCGGAATCACCTACTTCAGAGGCCGCCCGCTGCACCGCATCGCCCATCCCTCGCGCGAGGTCGGCGTGCTCCTCGGAGAGGTCCCCGGCCACCCGGCACGCACGGTCCGCGGCCAACTCCGCATGCTGTGCGCCGCGACGGGTGTGCCCGCCCGGCGCGCCGACGACGTCCTCGAAGTGGTGGGCCTGGTCAGCCTGCGCGACCAGCGTCTGAGCACGCTCTCGCGAGGCATGGACCGTCGCCTCGGACTGGCCTGCGCACTGCTGTCCGACCCGCACACGCTCGTGCTCGACGACGCCGCCGACGGGCTCTCCGCCCGCGAGGGTCGCTGGCTGCACGGGATTCTGCGAGCCCATGCCGCCGGGGGCGGCACTGTGCTGTTCGCCACGGGCGACCCGAAGGAGGCCGCGCGGACCGCCGACCGTGTCGTCACGCTGGAGGAGGGCAGGCTTGTCGCCGACCAGGACGTCACCGACTTCGCCCGCACCCGTCTCCGACCCCGCGTCGCCGTCCGCAGCCCGCACGCCGTCCGGCTCGGCGCCCTGCTCACCAAGGAGGCCCGCACCACGCGACGCTCCGTGGAGGTCGTGCGGGAGGACGGCAACCGCCTCTCCGTGTACGGCAGCACGTGCGCCGACATCGGCGAAACCGCTTACCGCCACAGCATCCTCGTACACCAACTCGCGGACGAAGTCGGCGACATGGGGCCCGTTCCCGCGCGGCACCCGGCGAGTGACTCTCAGGAGGCCGAGCAGCCCGTGCGCACCGCGGAGGCGGAGGGCGCGAACGAGTTGTCTCCCCTCCCGCCGCCCATCTCCGTCAGGCCGGGCGCCAGCCCCCTGCGGCCGCTGCGCTACGAACTGCGTCGTGCGGCCGGGGTCGCCACCGGCTACCTCACCGCGGTCGCCGTGCTCGTCTCCTCGGCCCTGATCTCCGTGCTCCTGGCCCGAGCGGGGCACACCCCGCAGTCGCGTCTGCTCGCCGCGTGGCCACGGGATTTTCCTCTGCCGCCCGCGGCGCTCGGCGCGGGGCTGCTCGGCGCCATGGCCTTCGGCGACGAGTTCCGCCATCCCGCCCTGGCCGCGGATCGCGGGAACGTCCCCCGCCGCCTGGGGCTGCTCGCCGCGAAACTCCTCGTCGCCGCCGCCACCGCGCTGCTGCTGGCACTCCTCGCGGTGGGTGTGGACGCCGAACTGCTCTACCTCGTCTACGGACGGGAGCTCACCGGAGTTCCCGAGGACTGGCTTTCGCTGAGCGTGAGTTGGATCGGTCTCGTGGTGGGCTGTGCCTGGGCGGGTGTCCTGGCGGCCGGTATCTTCCGGTCGACGACCGCCGGACTCGCGGCGGTACTGGCCGTACCGGTCCTCGTCGTACCGCTCGTACAGAAGGTCTTGGAGGGACCGTCCGTGCGGACCGCCGCCGGGTTCTCGACCCGGCTGCGCGAGCTCGTGCTGGTCCAGTGGCCGTTCGGAGGCGAGCGCTATGTGGGTGCTGTGGCGCGAGTGATCGCCCAACCCGTCGGCGGCGCACTGATGTTGTCGATCAGTGCCCTGCTCTGCGCATACCTGCTCACCACTCTACGGAGCAGGGTTCGATGA
- a CDS encoding NUDIX hydrolase, which translates to MPYDPSAFPPFAVTVDLVVLTVRRHALCALAVRRGEPPFQGRWALPGGFVRPDEDLAQAAARELGEETGLCAHDPAAPAQANGAHLEQLATYGDPKRDPRMRVVSVAHLALAPDLPAPRAGGDANSARWAPVEELLQRGGYGRDGEQAAPLAFDHAQILADGVERARSKIEYSSLATAFCPPEFTVGELRRVYEAVWGVALDPRNFHRKVTGTPGFLVPTGGTTTRQGGRPAQLFRAGGATLLNPPMLRPEV; encoded by the coding sequence ATGCCCTACGACCCGTCAGCCTTCCCGCCGTTTGCCGTCACCGTTGACCTGGTCGTGCTGACCGTGCGTCGCCATGCCCTGTGCGCGCTGGCGGTACGGAGGGGTGAGCCGCCCTTTCAGGGACGGTGGGCGCTGCCCGGCGGCTTCGTACGGCCGGACGAGGATCTGGCGCAGGCGGCGGCGAGGGAGCTGGGTGAGGAGACCGGGCTGTGCGCCCATGACCCGGCCGCCCCCGCACAGGCCAACGGCGCACACCTGGAGCAGCTCGCGACCTACGGCGACCCGAAGCGCGACCCCCGGATGAGGGTCGTCAGCGTCGCCCACCTCGCGCTCGCCCCCGATCTGCCCGCGCCCAGGGCCGGCGGAGACGCGAACAGCGCGCGCTGGGCCCCCGTCGAGGAACTGCTTCAGCGGGGCGGCTACGGCCGGGACGGCGAACAGGCCGCGCCGCTGGCCTTCGACCATGCGCAGATCCTGGCGGACGGTGTCGAGCGCGCCCGCTCGAAGATCGAGTACTCGTCGCTGGCGACCGCCTTCTGCCCGCCGGAGTTCACGGTCGGTGAACTGCGCCGGGTGTACGAGGCGGTGTGGGGCGTGGCACTCGACCCCCGAAACTTCCACCGCAAGGTGACCGGCACGCCGGGATTCCTCGTCCCCACGGGCGGTACGACGACCCGCCAGGGCGGCCGCCCGGCCCAGCTGTTCCGCGCGGGCGGCGCCACGCTGCTCAACCCGCCGATGCTCCGTCCCGAGGTCTGA